A single genomic interval of Pyrus communis chromosome 5, drPyrComm1.1, whole genome shotgun sequence harbors:
- the LOC137733668 gene encoding nuclear pore complex protein NUP1-like isoform X1, with product MASPAREEKQKQAYEGLGAGGKFRKTPFRRTTQATPYDRPPRILRNPSAANDGWLSKLVDPAQRLIYSGAHRLFSSVFRKRLPPPQSTSTGVNHEAKVKDKEKVTVDLPGVLKVPIGQCSGPSHPSTTGDGGELTELEQILEQKTFTRSEIDRLTELLHSRTVDVPIENQEKRSEVIPSKSVVSHDRKEEFPKTPLLDKNGIESRLASNPIVSASVLDEEVASPAELAKAYMGSRPSKVSPSLLNLRGQTHHEDFPILSSLPFPSKSPTMSLVPRNSGSGVAPQNGSVTPRSHGRSAIYSMARTPYSRVRTTSTLKGAGSKVDAYGGASSSQSVWEQSQLSGSKQGASKRRFSVLDNDIGSVGPIRRIRQKPNLLSSRGLSSPTTAIRGARISSEAAQNLWKPLSLGEPKHKALPETGDNSGPSTSFSTVPSKSSEMASKILEQLDKLVSPKEKSSEPNLHTVRDKSPTKLSPSMLYGQARKSLEDVDSPKFLDNEHNNNKNFNYKFDVSADHVIPDAREFTSQKQDKVRENGPLRIGAPQDFTSQKQDKVRENGPFRIDAPSDSSILQINGADSTTEKKDILLNVKTTVSAASNSVHSPQKKRAFKMSAHEDFLDLDDDDDSNVVASDSRGKVEASSTNNTTVYSEVKTSAAPSLASSSLTVLPSVVATQPSFTYDKVDLPKDSHPGLPTFNYGGNVTSVNVSDAATPLFKLGSKSVDKVALPESTFTSSPAVGESVNATFSHSNAESSNSVHAVVSGATSVVQPHRSGEAVNKSNSNAGDSFVITKTTVSSAPSTTGIFSFGTPNSNINNGSSPLFTSSTPSIFSNVTSPNSSGSMSLTANRDTVDFSTTAFTTNSSNGSSLAQAPSFSTTPTVKFESSTASTVVTPVPVKSPLESFEGKNKESFGGKNTEDKGFGNISSTLFAGTSAAISSPANQFQGSLFGAGSGSAPIAQASSAATGIASVAQSSSTEPGSSASPLSQGFAGNTAFSFGGSIFGPTSTTKLPSSGTSTALGSSTSSLEANSVSSGTAPNVFASSWQPAESPVFAATLNSTSSSTGFSYVASSAAPATNSAPIVSGGSSTAATTSTNSAPFVFGGSSTAAATINSVPFVFGGSSTAAATTNSAPFAFGGSSSAAATTISAPITSAASTVSFTNNGGSMFRSSNGASSTSMFSFTSAAPSSAPSQPPFGNSNPAFPFGSPGNNDQMSMEDSMAEDSNQASMPTVSGFGQQFQFGQQPVSNSQLASGFGYTPTAPAAIPFQFEGQQNLTNPQNPNPFQASGSFGANQGLGGSFSVGSSGGDGDKPQRRIIKVKHNRPRKK from the exons GATCTTCCTGGAGTGCTAAAAGTCCCAATTGGTCAATGTTCCGGTCCAAGTCATCCAAGTACTACTGGTGATGGAGGCGAGCTCACTGAGCTTGAACAAATTTTAGAGCAGAAGACCTTTACCAG ATCTGAGATTGATCGATTGACAGAGCTGTTGCATTCAAGAACTGTTGATGTGCCAATTGAGAATCAAGAGAAAAGGTCTGAAGTGATACCTTCAAAGTCGGTGGTTTCTCATGACAGAAAGGAGGAATTTCCTAAAACTCCGTTGCTAGACAAAAATGGGATTGAGAGCCGCCTTGCTTCAAACCCTATTGTTAGTGCTAGT gtccttgatgaagaagttgCTTCACCTGCAGAACTCGCAAAAGCTTACATGGGCAGTAGGCCTTCAAAAGTATCTCCATCATTGTTAAATTTGCGAGGTCAAACACACCATGAAGATTTCCCTATTTTGAGCAGTCTGCCATTTCCTTCAAAATCGCCAACGATGTCACTTGTGCCAAGGAATTCTGGCAGTGGCGTGGCTCCACAAAATGGTTCTGTGACCCCTAGATCTCATGGCAGGTCTGCTATATACAGCATGGCTCGAACACCATACTCTCGAGTCCGCACAACGAGTACTTTGAAG GGTGCTGGGTCGAAAGTTGATGCTTATGGTGGTGCTTCATCATCTCAGTCTGTATGGGAGCAAAGCCAACTTTCTGGATCTAAACAAGGG GCCTCGAAGCGCAGATTCTCAGTCTTAGACAATGACATAGGATCTGTTGGTCCTATTCGGAgaattcgtcaaaaacctaatcttctgtcttcaagaggcttgaGCTCCCCTACTACTGCCATTCGTGGGGCAAGAATAAGTTCTGAGGCTGCTCAAAACTTGTGGAAGCCACTATCATTGGGTGAACCTAAGCACAAAGCATTACCAGAAACTGGAGACAATTCAGGTCCTAGTACAAGTTTCTCTACTGTTCCCTCAAAGTCCAGTGAAATGGCGTCCAAAATACTTGAGCAGCTTGATAAGTTGGTCTCTCCAAAAGAGAAATCATCTGAGCCCAATCTCCATACTGTGAGAGACAAATCGCCAACTAAGCTTTCCCCATCAATGCTATATGGTCAGGCTCGGAAAAGCCTGGAGGATGTGGATTCACCAAAATTTTTGGACAACgaacataataataataaaaatttcaattataagTTTGATGTTTCCGCTGATCATGTGATACCAGATGCTCGAGAATTCACCTCTCAAAAGCAGGATAAGGTTAGAGAAAATGGCCCACTTAGGATCGGTGCTCCTCAAGACTTCACCTCTCAAAAGCAGGATAAGGTTAGAGAAAATGGCCCATTTAGGATCGATGCTCCTTCTGACAGTTCAATTTTACAAATAAATGGAGCAGATTCTACAACAGAAAAGAAGGATATTTTGCTAAATGTTAAAACTACAGTTTCTGCGGCATCAAACTCTGTTCATTCTCCACAAAAGAAACGGGCATTCAAGATGAGTGCACATGAG GATTTTCTGGATCTGGATGATGATGACGATTCAAATGTGGTTGCATCTGATTCAAGAGGAAAGGTTGAGGCATCTTCGACCAATAATACGACAGTTTACTCTGAAGTGAAGACTTCAGCTGCTCCTAGTTTAGCTTCATCCAGCTTGACAGTCTTGCCCAGTGTAGTAGCTACTCAGCCATCCTTTACATATGACAAAGTTGATCTACCGAAAGATTCGCATCCCGGTCTTCCCACTTTTAACTATGGGGGTAATGTTACTTCAGTTAACGTTTCAGATGCAGCTACTCCTCTGTTTAAGTTAGGCTCTAAGAGTGTTGACAAAGTTGCACTGCCAGAGTCTACTTTTACTTCATCACCTGCAGTTGGTGAATCCGTGAATGCAACCTTTTCACACTCCAATGCTGAAAGCTCAAACAG TGTACATGCGGTTGTATCTGGTGCAACTTCTGTAGTCCAACCACACAGATCAGGTGAAGCAGTTAATAAGAGTAATTCAAATGCTGGAGACTCTTTTGTGATAACTAAAACTACCGTATCATCTGCACCATCAACCACAGGCATATTCTCCTTTGGCACCcctaattcaaatataaataatgGATCAAGCCCTCTATTTACTTCCTCCACTCCTTCAATCTTCAGTAATGTGACAAGTCCAAATTCATCGGGTAGCATGAGTCTCACTGCCAACAGAGACACTGTTGACTTCTCTACAACTGCATTCACCACCAACAGTAGCAATGGTTCTAGCTTGGCTCAAGCACCTTCATTTTCAACCACGCCTACAGTCAAATTTGAATCGTCTACTGCTTCAACTGTAGTCACACCAGTTCCAGTAAAATCTCCCTTGGAATCTTTTGAAGGCAAGAACAAGGAATCATTTGGAGGCAAGAACACGGAAGACAAAGGCTTTGGTAACATTAGCAGCACTTTGTTTGCTGGCACATCTGCTGCCATTTCAAGTCCTGCTAACCAGTTCCAGGGTTCTCTTTTTGGTGCTGGCAGTGGATCTGCTCCTATTGCCCAGGCCTCGTCTGCTGCAACTGGAATTGCATCTGTTGCACAAAGTTCATCCACTGAACCTGGTTCATCAGCATCCCCACTATCACAAGGGTTTGCTGGAAACACAGCTTTCTCTTTTGGAGGTTCTATTTTTGGCCCAACCTCTACTaccaaactccctagttcaggAACCAGTACTGCTCTTGGTTCTTCTACTTCCTCATTGGAGGCCAACTCCGTTAGCTCTGGCACTGCCCCTAATGTATTTGCTTCCAGTTGGCAACCTGCTGAATCTCCTGTTTTTGCTGCCACTTTGAACTCTACATCTTCGTCAACTGGGTTTTCTTATGTAGCATCCTCCGCTGCTCCTGCTACTAACAGTGCACCTATTGTATCCGGAGGATCCTCCACTGCTGCTACTACTAGCACTAACAGTGCGCCTTTTGTATTTGGAGGATCCTCGACTGCCGCTGCTACTATTAACAGTGTGCCTTTTGTATTTGGAGGATCCTCGACTGCCGCTGCTACTACTAACAGTGCGCCTTTTGCATTTGGAGGATCCTCGTCTGCCGCTGCTACTACTATCAGTGCGCCTATTACTTCTGCAGCATCCACAGTTTCTTTTACAAATAACGGTGGATCTATGTTTCGATCATCAAATGGTGCATCCTCAACTTCCATGTTCTCATTCACTTCAGCTGCACCTAGTAGTGCCCCATCACAGCCTCCATTTGGCAACTCCAATCCTGCATTTCCATTTGGTTCCCCAGGTAATAATGATCAAATGAGTATGGAAGACAGTATGGCCGAAGACAGTAATCAGGCGTCCATGCCTACAGTCTCAGGTTTTGGTCAACAGTTCCAGTTTGGTCAACAGCCTGTTTCAAACTCACAACTTGCCTCTGGATTTGGATATACACCCACAGCCCCAGCGGCGATTCCCTTCCAATTTGAAGGCCAACAGAACCTAACCAACCCACAGAACCCTAACCCATTTCAGGCCTCTGGTAGTTTCGGTGCGAATCAGGGTTTAGGGGGCAGCTTCTCAGTTGGCTCCAGTGGCGGTGATGGTGACAAGCCTCAACGAAGAATAATTAAAGTTAAACACAACAGGCCCCGGAAGAAGTAA
- the LOC137733668 gene encoding nuclear pore complex protein NUP1-like isoform X2, whose product MASPAREEKQKQAYEGLGAGGKFRKTPFRRTTQATPYDRPPRILRNPSAANDGWLSKLVDPAQRLIYSGAHRLFSSVFRKRLPPPQSTSTGVNHEAKVKDKEKVTVDLPGVLKVPIGQCSGPSHPSTTGDGGELTELEQILEQKTFTRSEIDRLTELLHSRTVDVPIENQEKRSEVIPSKSVVSHDRKEEFPKTPLLDKNGIESRLASNPIVLDEEVASPAELAKAYMGSRPSKVSPSLLNLRGQTHHEDFPILSSLPFPSKSPTMSLVPRNSGSGVAPQNGSVTPRSHGRSAIYSMARTPYSRVRTTSTLKGAGSKVDAYGGASSSQSVWEQSQLSGSKQGASKRRFSVLDNDIGSVGPIRRIRQKPNLLSSRGLSSPTTAIRGARISSEAAQNLWKPLSLGEPKHKALPETGDNSGPSTSFSTVPSKSSEMASKILEQLDKLVSPKEKSSEPNLHTVRDKSPTKLSPSMLYGQARKSLEDVDSPKFLDNEHNNNKNFNYKFDVSADHVIPDAREFTSQKQDKVRENGPLRIGAPQDFTSQKQDKVRENGPFRIDAPSDSSILQINGADSTTEKKDILLNVKTTVSAASNSVHSPQKKRAFKMSAHEDFLDLDDDDDSNVVASDSRGKVEASSTNNTTVYSEVKTSAAPSLASSSLTVLPSVVATQPSFTYDKVDLPKDSHPGLPTFNYGGNVTSVNVSDAATPLFKLGSKSVDKVALPESTFTSSPAVGESVNATFSHSNAESSNSVHAVVSGATSVVQPHRSGEAVNKSNSNAGDSFVITKTTVSSAPSTTGIFSFGTPNSNINNGSSPLFTSSTPSIFSNVTSPNSSGSMSLTANRDTVDFSTTAFTTNSSNGSSLAQAPSFSTTPTVKFESSTASTVVTPVPVKSPLESFEGKNKESFGGKNTEDKGFGNISSTLFAGTSAAISSPANQFQGSLFGAGSGSAPIAQASSAATGIASVAQSSSTEPGSSASPLSQGFAGNTAFSFGGSIFGPTSTTKLPSSGTSTALGSSTSSLEANSVSSGTAPNVFASSWQPAESPVFAATLNSTSSSTGFSYVASSAAPATNSAPIVSGGSSTAATTSTNSAPFVFGGSSTAAATINSVPFVFGGSSTAAATTNSAPFAFGGSSSAAATTISAPITSAASTVSFTNNGGSMFRSSNGASSTSMFSFTSAAPSSAPSQPPFGNSNPAFPFGSPGNNDQMSMEDSMAEDSNQASMPTVSGFGQQFQFGQQPVSNSQLASGFGYTPTAPAAIPFQFEGQQNLTNPQNPNPFQASGSFGANQGLGGSFSVGSSGGDGDKPQRRIIKVKHNRPRKK is encoded by the exons GATCTTCCTGGAGTGCTAAAAGTCCCAATTGGTCAATGTTCCGGTCCAAGTCATCCAAGTACTACTGGTGATGGAGGCGAGCTCACTGAGCTTGAACAAATTTTAGAGCAGAAGACCTTTACCAG ATCTGAGATTGATCGATTGACAGAGCTGTTGCATTCAAGAACTGTTGATGTGCCAATTGAGAATCAAGAGAAAAGGTCTGAAGTGATACCTTCAAAGTCGGTGGTTTCTCATGACAGAAAGGAGGAATTTCCTAAAACTCCGTTGCTAGACAAAAATGGGATTGAGAGCCGCCTTGCTTCAAACCCTATT gtccttgatgaagaagttgCTTCACCTGCAGAACTCGCAAAAGCTTACATGGGCAGTAGGCCTTCAAAAGTATCTCCATCATTGTTAAATTTGCGAGGTCAAACACACCATGAAGATTTCCCTATTTTGAGCAGTCTGCCATTTCCTTCAAAATCGCCAACGATGTCACTTGTGCCAAGGAATTCTGGCAGTGGCGTGGCTCCACAAAATGGTTCTGTGACCCCTAGATCTCATGGCAGGTCTGCTATATACAGCATGGCTCGAACACCATACTCTCGAGTCCGCACAACGAGTACTTTGAAG GGTGCTGGGTCGAAAGTTGATGCTTATGGTGGTGCTTCATCATCTCAGTCTGTATGGGAGCAAAGCCAACTTTCTGGATCTAAACAAGGG GCCTCGAAGCGCAGATTCTCAGTCTTAGACAATGACATAGGATCTGTTGGTCCTATTCGGAgaattcgtcaaaaacctaatcttctgtcttcaagaggcttgaGCTCCCCTACTACTGCCATTCGTGGGGCAAGAATAAGTTCTGAGGCTGCTCAAAACTTGTGGAAGCCACTATCATTGGGTGAACCTAAGCACAAAGCATTACCAGAAACTGGAGACAATTCAGGTCCTAGTACAAGTTTCTCTACTGTTCCCTCAAAGTCCAGTGAAATGGCGTCCAAAATACTTGAGCAGCTTGATAAGTTGGTCTCTCCAAAAGAGAAATCATCTGAGCCCAATCTCCATACTGTGAGAGACAAATCGCCAACTAAGCTTTCCCCATCAATGCTATATGGTCAGGCTCGGAAAAGCCTGGAGGATGTGGATTCACCAAAATTTTTGGACAACgaacataataataataaaaatttcaattataagTTTGATGTTTCCGCTGATCATGTGATACCAGATGCTCGAGAATTCACCTCTCAAAAGCAGGATAAGGTTAGAGAAAATGGCCCACTTAGGATCGGTGCTCCTCAAGACTTCACCTCTCAAAAGCAGGATAAGGTTAGAGAAAATGGCCCATTTAGGATCGATGCTCCTTCTGACAGTTCAATTTTACAAATAAATGGAGCAGATTCTACAACAGAAAAGAAGGATATTTTGCTAAATGTTAAAACTACAGTTTCTGCGGCATCAAACTCTGTTCATTCTCCACAAAAGAAACGGGCATTCAAGATGAGTGCACATGAG GATTTTCTGGATCTGGATGATGATGACGATTCAAATGTGGTTGCATCTGATTCAAGAGGAAAGGTTGAGGCATCTTCGACCAATAATACGACAGTTTACTCTGAAGTGAAGACTTCAGCTGCTCCTAGTTTAGCTTCATCCAGCTTGACAGTCTTGCCCAGTGTAGTAGCTACTCAGCCATCCTTTACATATGACAAAGTTGATCTACCGAAAGATTCGCATCCCGGTCTTCCCACTTTTAACTATGGGGGTAATGTTACTTCAGTTAACGTTTCAGATGCAGCTACTCCTCTGTTTAAGTTAGGCTCTAAGAGTGTTGACAAAGTTGCACTGCCAGAGTCTACTTTTACTTCATCACCTGCAGTTGGTGAATCCGTGAATGCAACCTTTTCACACTCCAATGCTGAAAGCTCAAACAG TGTACATGCGGTTGTATCTGGTGCAACTTCTGTAGTCCAACCACACAGATCAGGTGAAGCAGTTAATAAGAGTAATTCAAATGCTGGAGACTCTTTTGTGATAACTAAAACTACCGTATCATCTGCACCATCAACCACAGGCATATTCTCCTTTGGCACCcctaattcaaatataaataatgGATCAAGCCCTCTATTTACTTCCTCCACTCCTTCAATCTTCAGTAATGTGACAAGTCCAAATTCATCGGGTAGCATGAGTCTCACTGCCAACAGAGACACTGTTGACTTCTCTACAACTGCATTCACCACCAACAGTAGCAATGGTTCTAGCTTGGCTCAAGCACCTTCATTTTCAACCACGCCTACAGTCAAATTTGAATCGTCTACTGCTTCAACTGTAGTCACACCAGTTCCAGTAAAATCTCCCTTGGAATCTTTTGAAGGCAAGAACAAGGAATCATTTGGAGGCAAGAACACGGAAGACAAAGGCTTTGGTAACATTAGCAGCACTTTGTTTGCTGGCACATCTGCTGCCATTTCAAGTCCTGCTAACCAGTTCCAGGGTTCTCTTTTTGGTGCTGGCAGTGGATCTGCTCCTATTGCCCAGGCCTCGTCTGCTGCAACTGGAATTGCATCTGTTGCACAAAGTTCATCCACTGAACCTGGTTCATCAGCATCCCCACTATCACAAGGGTTTGCTGGAAACACAGCTTTCTCTTTTGGAGGTTCTATTTTTGGCCCAACCTCTACTaccaaactccctagttcaggAACCAGTACTGCTCTTGGTTCTTCTACTTCCTCATTGGAGGCCAACTCCGTTAGCTCTGGCACTGCCCCTAATGTATTTGCTTCCAGTTGGCAACCTGCTGAATCTCCTGTTTTTGCTGCCACTTTGAACTCTACATCTTCGTCAACTGGGTTTTCTTATGTAGCATCCTCCGCTGCTCCTGCTACTAACAGTGCACCTATTGTATCCGGAGGATCCTCCACTGCTGCTACTACTAGCACTAACAGTGCGCCTTTTGTATTTGGAGGATCCTCGACTGCCGCTGCTACTATTAACAGTGTGCCTTTTGTATTTGGAGGATCCTCGACTGCCGCTGCTACTACTAACAGTGCGCCTTTTGCATTTGGAGGATCCTCGTCTGCCGCTGCTACTACTATCAGTGCGCCTATTACTTCTGCAGCATCCACAGTTTCTTTTACAAATAACGGTGGATCTATGTTTCGATCATCAAATGGTGCATCCTCAACTTCCATGTTCTCATTCACTTCAGCTGCACCTAGTAGTGCCCCATCACAGCCTCCATTTGGCAACTCCAATCCTGCATTTCCATTTGGTTCCCCAGGTAATAATGATCAAATGAGTATGGAAGACAGTATGGCCGAAGACAGTAATCAGGCGTCCATGCCTACAGTCTCAGGTTTTGGTCAACAGTTCCAGTTTGGTCAACAGCCTGTTTCAAACTCACAACTTGCCTCTGGATTTGGATATACACCCACAGCCCCAGCGGCGATTCCCTTCCAATTTGAAGGCCAACAGAACCTAACCAACCCACAGAACCCTAACCCATTTCAGGCCTCTGGTAGTTTCGGTGCGAATCAGGGTTTAGGGGGCAGCTTCTCAGTTGGCTCCAGTGGCGGTGATGGTGACAAGCCTCAACGAAGAATAATTAAAGTTAAACACAACAGGCCCCGGAAGAAGTAA